Proteins from one Sabethes cyaneus chromosome 2, idSabCyanKW18_F2, whole genome shotgun sequence genomic window:
- the LOC128736101 gene encoding kinesin light chain-like — protein sequence MEFMNNRLKRGSENGEQLMLFLEQFQNLETEQRQLEFQNQQLSEENLLLRNALQGFQQQLFAAEAAIAQLQHEKEYMKLTANASSWLMAPSKLPDPSAEELKQRPSVSAISWEKIQKQVLKYVSEGRHEMAILLCKEAVAELEIVCGHDHPDVAPILRTLEQVYRDQSNYKEANKKL from the coding sequence ATGGAATTCATGAATAACAGATTGAAGCGCGGATCGGAAAATGGTGAGCAATTGATGTTGTTTCTGGAGCAATTTCAGAACTTGGAAACAGAGCAGCGCCAGTTAGAATTCCAAAATCAACAACTCAGCGAAGAGAACCTACTGTTACGCAATGCATTACAAGGGTTTCAACAACAGCTATTCGCAGCGGAGGCTGCCATTGCGCAGCTGCAACACGAAAAGGAATATATGAAACTTACGGCAAATGCATCGTCATGGTTAATGGCCCCTAGCAAGTTACCCGATCCTTCAGCCGAAGAATTAAAACAGCGGCCATCAGTTTCCGCTATCTCAtgggaaaaaattcaaaaacagGTGCTGAAATATGTATCTGAAGGTCGCCATGAAATGGCCATACTACTATGCAAGGAAGCTGTGGCTGaattggagattgtttgtggaCATGATCATCCTGATGTTGCGCCCATATTGAGAACCTTAGAGCAAGTTTATCGCGATCAAAGCAACTACAAGGAGGCAAACAAGAAGTTATAA